One genomic window of Nitrosomonas sp. Is35 includes the following:
- a CDS encoding ADP-ribosylglycohydrolase family protein: MSHTTNQERAAGAIMGAFIGDALALGPHWYYNLAELRRDYGEWITTYTDPKPGRYHSGRKAGQLSQSGIILTHMLHSLVENGRYDEADFCRRLDEQLFPFLDGTPMSGPGGYTSQSIRDAWRCRVEQKLPWGKTGGHADTTEAIERTLALAVRYAFQPAELAATVVSNTHLTQIDDTVISMTVAYAAVLSMLMQGHALDAALSGKLMQLVKTGKLPFHAVTFTDLQPPRPGDPDPPRAGRFASPDALLTPSYMAQAAADEDIRIEPAWKVSIVYGMPCAIYHQLPAVYYLAARFGDDFESAVLHAVNGGGQNQARAILTGALVGAQVGLAGIPQRFLDGLEDSESLINLAKSLAAQTDSAITGN, encoded by the coding sequence ATGTCGCACACGACTAACCAGGAACGCGCCGCCGGTGCCATTATGGGCGCTTTCATCGGCGATGCTTTGGCGCTTGGTCCTCATTGGTATTACAATCTCGCCGAATTGCGGCGTGATTACGGGGAATGGATCACCACTTATACCGATCCCAAACCGGGCCGCTACCATAGCGGACGCAAGGCCGGTCAGCTCTCCCAATCAGGCATCATCCTCACGCACATGTTGCATTCCCTCGTTGAAAATGGCCGATACGACGAAGCCGATTTTTGCCGCAGGTTGGACGAACAACTGTTTCCATTTCTCGACGGCACGCCCATGAGCGGGCCGGGCGGTTACACCAGCCAATCGATTCGTGATGCCTGGCGCTGCCGGGTGGAGCAAAAATTGCCGTGGGGGAAAACAGGCGGACATGCGGATACCACCGAAGCGATTGAGCGCACGTTGGCGCTTGCTGTCCGCTATGCTTTCCAGCCTGCCGAGCTGGCCGCTACAGTAGTAAGCAATACTCACCTGACCCAGATCGACGATACGGTAATTTCAATGACGGTTGCTTATGCGGCCGTGCTGAGCATGCTGATGCAAGGGCATGCTTTGGATGCGGCGTTGTCCGGAAAATTGATGCAACTGGTGAAAACCGGGAAACTGCCCTTTCATGCCGTAACCTTCACCGATTTGCAACCGCCGCGCCCAGGCGATCCTGATCCGCCACGCGCCGGGCGTTTTGCATCGCCGGATGCATTGCTGACGCCGTCTTATATGGCCCAAGCGGCGGCGGATGAGGATATTCGCATCGAACCGGCGTGGAAAGTGTCGATCGTCTATGGCATGCCGTGCGCCATTTATCACCAACTGCCCGCCGTGTATTATCTTGCTGCTCGTTTTGGGGATGATTTTGAGTCCGCTGTGTTGCATGCCGTCAATGGCGGAGGCCAGAATCAAGCGCGTGCGATTCTTACCGGTGCGCTAGTGGGTGCCCAGGTGGGGTTGGCTGGTATCCCTCAGCGCTTTCTCGATGGACTCGAGGACTCGGAATCACTTATAAATCTAGCGAAAAGCCTCGCTGCGCAGACGGATAGCGCAATCACTGGAAATTAA
- a CDS encoding methyltransferase, which yields MTQPTSSNIQIPRVDDRPVWDVVFAVYGYPALLLAHRLKVFALLEDNPRTLTEICDALNLKPRPAEAILTVATALGFLSLQQERYALTAVAEEYLLLKSPNYFGFLWDLMIDNYQVCSFTSLEKSILTDSPQIYGGGDIYQSHEEQLELLHRFTSGMHSMSMASALIWPGILDFSQHRMMLDIGGSSGAHSIGAALRLPNLQAIVLDFPQVCEVAEGYIVEYNLQERIKTCGVNIWNDHWPSADLHFFSNMYHDWPPEKCHFLTAKSFRYLESGGRIVIHEMLCNDDKTGPFAPAAFGMMMMGWTEGKQYSGLELSTMLKEIGFEDIQIHKASGYYSIVTGRKP from the coding sequence CCGGTATGGGATGTGGTGTTCGCGGTTTATGGTTATCCTGCTTTATTGCTGGCGCACCGGCTCAAAGTGTTTGCCTTGCTGGAGGATAATCCGCGCACGTTGACAGAGATTTGCGATGCGCTCAATCTCAAGCCGCGTCCGGCAGAAGCGATTCTGACCGTCGCTACCGCACTGGGTTTTTTGTCGCTACAGCAGGAGCGTTATGCTCTCACTGCGGTGGCGGAAGAATACTTACTGCTGAAAAGTCCCAATTACTTCGGTTTTCTCTGGGATCTGATGATCGACAATTATCAGGTATGCTCCTTCACAAGCCTGGAAAAATCCATTCTGACCGATTCACCGCAGATTTACGGCGGCGGCGACATTTATCAATCGCACGAAGAACAGCTCGAATTGCTGCATCGCTTTACCAGCGGCATGCACAGCATGAGCATGGCTTCCGCGCTGATTTGGCCGGGCATTCTGGATTTCTCCCAGCACCGGATGATGCTGGATATCGGCGGCAGCTCCGGCGCGCATTCGATCGGCGCGGCTCTGCGTTTGCCTAATCTGCAAGCGATTGTCCTGGATTTTCCACAGGTATGCGAAGTGGCCGAAGGATACATTGTGGAATACAACCTGCAAGAGCGCATTAAAACCTGCGGCGTCAATATCTGGAACGATCATTGGCCATCCGCCGATCTGCATTTCTTTTCCAACATGTATCATGACTGGCCGCCGGAAAAATGCCATTTTCTGACCGCAAAAAGTTTCAGGTACTTGGAATCCGGCGGGCGTATCGTGATTCATGAAATGCTGTGCAACGACGATAAGACCGGCCCGTTCGCACCGGCCGCTTTCGGCATGATGATGATGGGCTGGACGGAAGGGAAGCAATACTCCGGTTTGGAACTCTCAACCATGCTGAAAGAAATCGGCTTTGAGGACATCCAAATCCATAAGGCTTCCGGCTATTACAGTATCGTAACCGGGCGAAAGCCTTAA
- the folE2 gene encoding GTP cyclohydrolase FolE2: protein MNKQIDLPIADVQSSPDTRRIAIDRVGIKAIRHPVVVADKSDGVQHTIAVFNMYVNLPHNFKGTHMSRFVEILNSHEREISVESFQVILREMIQKLETDSGHIEMSFPYFINKSAPVSQVRSLLDYEVTFIGEIKDGEYLFTMKVIIPVTSLCPCSKKISDYGAHNQRSHVTISVRTNSFVWIEDVIRIAETNASCELYGLLKRPDEKYVTEKAYDNPKFVEDIVRDIAEVLNRDERIDAYVVESENFESIHNHSAYALIKNDKTQSSGIALE, encoded by the coding sequence ATGAATAAACAGATAGATTTGCCGATTGCCGATGTGCAAAGCTCGCCCGATACCCGGCGTATTGCGATCGACCGGGTAGGGATTAAAGCTATACGCCATCCCGTGGTTGTGGCGGATAAAAGCGATGGTGTGCAACATACCATCGCGGTATTTAACATGTACGTGAATTTGCCGCATAACTTCAAAGGCACGCACATGTCCCGCTTTGTCGAGATCCTCAACAGCCATGAACGAGAAATTTCCGTTGAGTCGTTCCAGGTCATCTTGCGGGAAATGATTCAGAAGCTGGAAACGGACTCGGGTCATATCGAAATGTCCTTTCCGTATTTCATCAATAAATCCGCTCCGGTTTCTCAGGTCAGAAGTTTGTTGGATTACGAAGTGACCTTTATTGGTGAAATTAAAGATGGTGAGTACCTGTTCACCATGAAAGTCATCATTCCGGTCACCAGCCTTTGTCCGTGCTCGAAGAAAATATCCGATTACGGCGCGCATAACCAGCGCTCGCATGTGACGATTTCCGTACGCACCAACAGTTTTGTATGGATTGAGGATGTTATCCGGATTGCCGAGACGAATGCGTCGTGCGAACTCTATGGCTTGCTGAAACGGCCGGACGAAAAATACGTGACTGAAAAAGCGTACGACAATCCCAAATTTGTCGAAGACATCGTCAGGGATATCGCCGAAGTGTTGAACCGCGATGAACGAATCGATGCCTATGTGGTTGAGTCGGAGAATTTTGAATCGATTCATAATCATTCAGCGTATGCACTGATTAAGAATGACAAAACCCAATCCTCGGGGATAGCGCTGGAATAA